A single window of Myxocyprinus asiaticus isolate MX2 ecotype Aquarium Trade chromosome 34, UBuf_Myxa_2, whole genome shotgun sequence DNA harbors:
- the LOC127425446 gene encoding mtp family protein yields the protein MSGTRALCCHVTTATRSFAILYLIGNVLEMADIIRTVSWEKAPYDVPYHELKSTRGHRVFDISTNILTLVLMSISGVLVLFSHRKGPFFVLPFVLMMFVDLGLSFLSLFDGAWGLPGTPSYKDFLLVAKYYRGVNRFDEEELGNVTMLYTVLFMLNILLKVYILQVSMRCFYALKAERTAAIHVDTGNTVTVKLPSYDESLKIKVEDSPPSYAEL from the exons ATGTCTGGAACACGTGCACTTTGCTGTCATGTCACCACAGCGACCCGATCATTTGCCATCTTGTATCTG ATAGGTAATGTGCTGGAAATGGCGGATATCATTCGAACAGTTTCTTGGGAGAAAGCTCCATACGATGTGCCCTATCATGAATTAAAGTCTACCAGGGGCCATCGTGTCT TTGATATCAGCACTAACATTCTGACGCTGGTTCTGATGTCGATCTCTGGTGTGCTGGTTCTGTTCTCTCACCGCAAG GGCCCATTTTTTGTGCTGCCTTTTGTGCTGATGATGTTTGTGGATTTGGGTCTGAGTTTTCTCTCCCTGTTTGATGGAGCCTGGGGACTGCCAGGGACCCCCAGCTACAAAGACTTCCTGCTAGTTGCA AAGTATTATAGAGGAGTCAATAGGTTCGATGAGGAGGAGTTAGGCAATGTCACCATGCTGTACACTGTTCTGTTCATGCTGAACATCTTGCTGAAG GTGTACATCCTTCAGGTGTCAATGAGGTGTTTTTATGCCCTGAAGGCAGAAAGGACTGCTGCCATCCATGTTGACACTGGAAATACTGTGACA GTGAAACTCCCTTCCTATGATGAATCTCTCAAGATTAAAGTGGAAGACTCACCTCCATCCTATGCAGAGCTCTGA
- the matn1 gene encoding cartilage matrix protein isoform X2, giving the protein MFSLRLVVELIIRTQTLHYSMMLLGFVMVLCILGAQATVDLRNAAALAADLCNTKPTDVVFLIDSSRSVRPSEFEQVKVFLAKVIDGLNVGPDATRVGVVNYASRVKNEVSLKSHKTKAGLVKAVSKIEPLSTGTMTGLAIQFAMNVAFSEAEGARKSPGISKVAIIVTDGRPQDNVRDIAARARESGIELFAIGVGRVDLTTLRQMASEPLDDHVDYVESYSLIEKLTKKFQEAFCTTVSDLCATGDHDCEHICISTPGSFKCACRDGHTLMEDGRSCSACSNAATDVVFLIDGSKSVRPENFELVKKWINLIVDKLDVSETNAHVGLVQYSSTVRQEFPLGRYNNKKDLKEAVKRMAYMERGTMTGHALNFMAENSFSPNQGARPGVTKVGIVFTDGRSQDYIGDAARKAKENGFKMYAVGVGNAVENELREIASEPVTDHYFYTADFKTMNQIAKKLQINVCQEEDPCECNSVVKFQKKVEEAVQALTKKLEAVTKRIAALENKIV; this is encoded by the exons ATGTTCAG TCTACGTCTGGTTGTTGAACTGATCATTAGGACTCAAACGCTGCATTACAGCATGATGTTGCTGGGGTTTGTGATGGTACTATGCATCCTGGGAGCTCAAGCCACCGTGGATCTGAGAAATGCTGCTGCCTTGG CTGCAGACTTGTGTAACACTAAGCCCACTGATGTAGTGTTCCTCATTGATAGCTCTCGGAGCGTTCGCCCCTCTGAGTTTGAGCAGGTCAAGGTCTTCCTGGCCAAGGTGATTGATGGTCTGAATGTTGGGCCTGATGCTACACGTGTGGGTGTCGTGAACTACGCCAGTCGGGTGAAAAACGAGGTCTCTCTGAAGTCCCACAAAACTAAGGCAGGACTGGTTAAGGCTGTGTCCAAGATTGAGCCACTGTCCACAGGTACCATGACTGGCCTCGCCATCCAGTTCGCCATGAATGTGGCCTTCAGTGAAGCTGAGGGAGCACGCAAATCCCCTGGCATCAGTAAG GTGGCAATCATCGTGACTGATGGCCGGCCACAGGACAATGTACGTGACATTGCAGCAAGGGCACGTGAGTCTGGCATTGAGCTATTTGCCATTGGAGTGGGCCGCGTGGACTTGACCACGCTCAGGCAGATGGCCAGCGAACCTCTGGATGATCACGTAGACTACGTGGAGAGTTACAGCCTCATTGAGAAGCTCACCAAGAAATTCCAGGAGGCCTTCTGTA CGACTGTGTCAGACCTATGTGCGACCGGCGATCATGACTGTGAGCACATTTGCATCAGCACACCTGGATCTTTCAAGTGCGCCTGCAGAGATGGCCACACACTCATGGAGGACGGCCGATCATGCAGCG CTTGCAGTAATGCAGCCACAGATGTGGTCTTTTTGATTGATGGCTCTAAAAGCGTGAGACCAGAGAACTTTGAGCTGGTAAAGAAATGGATCAACCTGATCGTAGACAAGTTGGATGTGTCAGAGACTAATGCCCACGTGGGACTGGTGCAGTATTCCAGTACAGTGAGGCAGGAGTTCCCTCTGGGACGCTACAACAACAAAAAGGATCTGAAAGAAGCTGTAAAAAGGATGGCCTATATGGAGAGGGGAACCATGACTGGCCACGCCCTCAATTTTATGGCGGAAAACAGCTTCAGTCCTAACCAGGGTGCCAGACCTGGAGTGACGAAGGTCGGTATTGTCTTCACTGATGGCAGGTCACAAGACTACATTGGAGATGCAGCCAGAAAGGCCAAGGAGAACG GATTTAAGATGTATGCTGTGGGAGTTGGAAATGCTGTTGAGAATGAgctgagagagatcgcttctgaaCCTGTCACTGATCATTACTTCTACACCGCTGACTTCAAGACCATGAACCAAATTGCCAAGAAGCTGCAAATCAATGTTTGTCAAG AGGAGGATCCCTGTGAATGTAATTCTGTTGTCAAGTTCCAGAAAA
- the matn1 gene encoding cartilage matrix protein isoform X1, translated as MYSLRLVVELIIRTQTLHYSMMLLGFVMVLCILGAQATVDLRNAAALAADLCNTKPTDVVFLIDSSRSVRPSEFEQVKVFLAKVIDGLNVGPDATRVGVVNYASRVKNEVSLKSHKTKAGLVKAVSKIEPLSTGTMTGLAIQFAMNVAFSEAEGARKSPGISKVAIIVTDGRPQDNVRDIAARARESGIELFAIGVGRVDLTTLRQMASEPLDDHVDYVESYSLIEKLTKKFQEAFCTTVSDLCATGDHDCEHICISTPGSFKCACRDGHTLMEDGRSCSACSNAATDVVFLIDGSKSVRPENFELVKKWINLIVDKLDVSETNAHVGLVQYSSTVRQEFPLGRYNNKKDLKEAVKRMAYMERGTMTGHALNFMAENSFSPNQGARPGVTKVGIVFTDGRSQDYIGDAARKAKENGFKMYAVGVGNAVENELREIASEPVTDHYFYTADFKTMNQIAKKLQINVCQEEDPCECNSVVKFQKKVEEAVQALTKKLEAVTKRIAALENKIV; from the exons ATGTACAG TCTACGTCTGGTTGTTGAACTGATCATTAGGACTCAAACGCTGCATTACAGCATGATGTTGCTGGGGTTTGTGATGGTACTATGCATCCTGGGAGCTCAAGCCACCGTGGATCTGAGAAATGCTGCTGCCTTGG CTGCAGACTTGTGTAACACTAAGCCCACTGATGTAGTGTTCCTCATTGATAGCTCTCGGAGCGTTCGCCCCTCTGAGTTTGAGCAGGTCAAGGTCTTCCTGGCCAAGGTGATTGATGGTCTGAATGTTGGGCCTGATGCTACACGTGTGGGTGTCGTGAACTACGCCAGTCGGGTGAAAAACGAGGTCTCTCTGAAGTCCCACAAAACTAAGGCAGGACTGGTTAAGGCTGTGTCCAAGATTGAGCCACTGTCCACAGGTACCATGACTGGCCTCGCCATCCAGTTCGCCATGAATGTGGCCTTCAGTGAAGCTGAGGGAGCACGCAAATCCCCTGGCATCAGTAAG GTGGCAATCATCGTGACTGATGGCCGGCCACAGGACAATGTACGTGACATTGCAGCAAGGGCACGTGAGTCTGGCATTGAGCTATTTGCCATTGGAGTGGGCCGCGTGGACTTGACCACGCTCAGGCAGATGGCCAGCGAACCTCTGGATGATCACGTAGACTACGTGGAGAGTTACAGCCTCATTGAGAAGCTCACCAAGAAATTCCAGGAGGCCTTCTGTA CGACTGTGTCAGACCTATGTGCGACCGGCGATCATGACTGTGAGCACATTTGCATCAGCACACCTGGATCTTTCAAGTGCGCCTGCAGAGATGGCCACACACTCATGGAGGACGGCCGATCATGCAGCG CTTGCAGTAATGCAGCCACAGATGTGGTCTTTTTGATTGATGGCTCTAAAAGCGTGAGACCAGAGAACTTTGAGCTGGTAAAGAAATGGATCAACCTGATCGTAGACAAGTTGGATGTGTCAGAGACTAATGCCCACGTGGGACTGGTGCAGTATTCCAGTACAGTGAGGCAGGAGTTCCCTCTGGGACGCTACAACAACAAAAAGGATCTGAAAGAAGCTGTAAAAAGGATGGCCTATATGGAGAGGGGAACCATGACTGGCCACGCCCTCAATTTTATGGCGGAAAACAGCTTCAGTCCTAACCAGGGTGCCAGACCTGGAGTGACGAAGGTCGGTATTGTCTTCACTGATGGCAGGTCACAAGACTACATTGGAGATGCAGCCAGAAAGGCCAAGGAGAACG GATTTAAGATGTATGCTGTGGGAGTTGGAAATGCTGTTGAGAATGAgctgagagagatcgcttctgaaCCTGTCACTGATCATTACTTCTACACCGCTGACTTCAAGACCATGAACCAAATTGCCAAGAAGCTGCAAATCAATGTTTGTCAAG AGGAGGATCCCTGTGAATGTAATTCTGTTGTCAAGTTCCAGAAAA